CCACCACGGCGGGGAGCGTTGCTTTGTGCCGCGCGACGGTGGGGCCGGGGCGGCCCCGGGACTAACGTCACGGTGTCCCGTCCCGCCACGCACCCACGGAGCCCCGATGAGCACCGCATCCGTCGCCACCGCCTCGTCCGCCGCCTTCCGGCCCGGCGCCGTCCTCGCCGACCTGCTGCCCGCGAGCCGGGTGCGCGACATCGCGCTCGTCGCCGGCGGAGCCGCCCTCACCGGGATCGCCGCGCAGATAGCCGTTCCGGTCCCCGGCTCCCCGGTGCCGGTCACCGGCCAGACCTTCGCCGCGCTGCTCGTGGGCACCGCCTTCGGCGCCCGCCGCGGCTTCCTGTCCCTCGCGCTGTACGCCCTCGTGGGCATGGCCGGGGTGCCGTGGTTCGCGAACGGCACGTCC
Above is a window of Streptomyces subrutilus DNA encoding:
- a CDS encoding biotin transporter BioY, which gives rise to MSTASVATASSAAFRPGAVLADLLPASRVRDIALVAGGAALTGIAAQIAVPVPGSPVPVTGQTFAALLVGTAFGARRGFLSLALYALVGMAGVPWFANGTSGAGGASFGYVLGMLLAATLVGALARHGADRSVLRTAGTMVLGSAVIYAVGVPYLMAATGMSLTAAVAAGLTPFLVGDALKAALAMGLLPAAWKLAGRRG